Within Nocardioides rotundus, the genomic segment CCGGCGAGGAAGCCGAGGCCGCCCGCGCGCCCGACCGCGGCCACCAGCGCGGGGGTGGACGGGCCGCCGGCCATCGGGGCGGCGACCACCGGGATGGTGGCGCCGAGGCGGGCGAGCAGACCGGTGGCAGGCAGCGTCTCCATGGGGCGAACGCTACGCAACCCGATGCAACCCTCCCCAGCGGCGTCGTCGCTCCCTAGCGTCGCGGCCAACCACGGCAGCGAAGGAGCCCCCGATGAGCACCACCGCAGCACCCGCGACGATGCGCGCCGCCCGCTACTACGGCAACCGCGACCTGCGGATCGAGGACGTGCCCGTCCCCGACGTGCAGCCGGGCACGGTCAAGGTCCGGGTCGAGTGGTGCGGCATCTGCGGCACCGACCTGCACGAGTTCGAGGACGGGCCCATCTTCGCGCCCACCTCCGACGCGCCGCACCCGATCTCCGGGGAGTCGGTGCCGCTCACCCTGGGCCACGAGTTCGCCGGCGTCGTCGACGAGGTCGGTGAGGGCGTCGAGGGCTTCAGCCCGGGCGACCGGGTCGTGGTCGAGCCCTACATCGTGTGCGGGGAGTGCGAGTTCTGCACGGCCGGCGACTACAACCTGTGCGTGAAGGGCGGCTTCATCGGCCTCTCCGGCGGGGGCGGCGGCTTCAGCGAGTACGTCGTCGCGCCGGCCGAGCGGGTCTACGCGCTCGGCGACCTCTCGACCGAGGTGGGCGCGCTGATCGAGCCGATCGCGGTCGGCTACCACGCCGTACGCCGCTCCGGGATCCAGCCAGGCCAGACCGCCGTCGTATTCGGCGCCGGACCGATCGGCCTGGTGACGATGGCCTGCCTGCGCGCCATCGGGGTCGAGCAGGTGATCTCGGTGGAGATGTCGGCGATCCGCAAGG encodes:
- a CDS encoding 2,3-butanediol dehydrogenase, which encodes MSTTAAPATMRAARYYGNRDLRIEDVPVPDVQPGTVKVRVEWCGICGTDLHEFEDGPIFAPTSDAPHPISGESVPLTLGHEFAGVVDEVGEGVEGFSPGDRVVVEPYIVCGECEFCTAGDYNLCVKGGFIGLSGGGGGFSEYVVAPAERVYALGDLSTEVGALIEPIAVGYHAVRRSGIQPGQTAVVFGAGPIGLVTMACLRAIGVEQVISVEMSAIRKEKAPAAGATLVLDPSTDDVPARIKEETGGLGTDVAFECVGLSPALQAALDSTRNGGTVVNVSIWGHKAEIDMFGLVMRELNLIGTSAYCGDHEAVIELLQQGRIDAEQFITGRIGVEDIVDGGFRQLIENKDENVKILVHP